Proteins from one Brevibacillus humidisoli genomic window:
- a CDS encoding flagellar FlbD family protein, with protein MIQLTRFNGSQFYLNVTHIELVEATPDTVITLANGKKYIVRESADEIARQVRLFYRDISMTAAIPRPKDETIE; from the coding sequence ATGATTCAGCTAACACGTTTCAACGGCAGTCAATTCTACCTCAATGTGACGCATATTGAACTGGTGGAAGCGACTCCTGACACGGTTATCACGTTGGCAAACGGCAAGAAGTACATCGTCAGAGAGTCTGCTGACGAAATAGCCAGACAGGTTCGCTTGTTTTATCGAGACATCTCGATGACTGCTGCGATTCCGCGTCCCAAGGACGAAACTATCGAATAA
- a CDS encoding flagellar basal body-associated FliL family protein, producing the protein MLQNRLFNMALIIIIAITLLGVVAFVLWQTYLSPDKEAVAEARALTADELVEYTIDTGEITTNLLSNNFIIVRFSITADSKEAKEELEKRKPQVNQIIIKTLAGLTPDDIKGTDGLNKLEAKLMNQLSEVMQEGKIVQVILTKHVLS; encoded by the coding sequence ATGCTACAAAACAGGCTGTTTAACATGGCGCTGATTATCATCATCGCAATCACGCTGCTGGGCGTCGTCGCCTTTGTTCTCTGGCAGACATACCTGTCACCGGACAAGGAGGCAGTAGCGGAAGCGAGGGCGCTGACAGCAGATGAATTGGTAGAATACACAATCGATACCGGAGAAATCACAACCAACCTGCTCAGCAACAACTTTATTATCGTTCGCTTTAGCATTACAGCAGACAGCAAGGAAGCGAAAGAAGAGTTGGAAAAGCGCAAACCTCAGGTGAACCAGATCATCATCAAGACCTTGGCCGGCCTAACACCGGACGATATCAAGGGAACGGATGGTTTAAACAAGCTGGAAGCCAAACTGATGAACCAGCTTAGTGAGGTTATGCAGGAAGGTAAGATCGTTCAGGTGATTCTCACCAAGCACGTGTTATCCTGA
- the fliM gene encoding flagellar motor switch protein FliM: MAEVLSQNEIDALLAALSSGEMDANELKKEETERKVKLYDFKRALRFSKDQIRSLTRIHEIYARLLTTYFSAQLRTFVQINVASVDQLPYDEFIRSIPKMTILNIFEAPPLEGRMVLEINPNIAYAMLDRLLGGQGSTPSKMGALTEIESIVMERVFAKALESFHEAWKQVIDLDPVLEVMEMNPQFMQIVSPNEIVAVISFSTKIGDTTGMINLCLPHVVIEPIMPKLSGQYWFANHKKVRDESERLRLEENLKAAKVPVIAELGNATITVGEFLNLAKGDVIQLDQSIESKLKIKVGEHVKYRGQPGTAKGRLAVLIDEVVEEGEDELE; this comes from the coding sequence ATGGCCGAGGTTCTCTCACAGAATGAGATTGATGCACTATTGGCTGCACTCTCATCAGGAGAGATGGATGCAAATGAGCTGAAGAAAGAAGAAACTGAACGAAAAGTAAAACTGTACGATTTTAAACGTGCTTTACGCTTTTCCAAAGATCAGATTCGCAGTTTGACCCGCATTCATGAAATCTATGCGCGACTTCTAACAACCTACTTTTCAGCTCAACTTCGGACCTTTGTGCAAATCAATGTCGCCTCTGTCGACCAGTTGCCATATGACGAATTTATCCGATCCATACCGAAAATGACCATTCTCAACATTTTTGAGGCTCCTCCTTTGGAAGGACGAATGGTATTGGAGATTAACCCCAATATCGCCTATGCCATGTTGGATCGCCTGCTGGGCGGACAGGGCAGTACCCCCTCTAAGATGGGTGCCCTTACAGAGATTGAATCGATTGTGATGGAACGGGTATTCGCAAAAGCATTGGAAAGTTTCCACGAGGCCTGGAAACAGGTGATTGACTTAGATCCCGTTCTCGAAGTAATGGAGATGAATCCGCAGTTCATGCAAATTGTCTCCCCCAACGAGATCGTCGCCGTTATCTCATTTAGCACCAAGATCGGCGATACGACGGGAATGATCAACTTGTGTTTGCCCCATGTGGTCATCGAACCGATTATGCCCAAACTATCCGGGCAGTACTGGTTTGCCAACCACAAAAAAGTGCGGGATGAAAGTGAGCGTCTGCGGCTAGAAGAGAACTTGAAGGCGGCCAAAGTTCCGGTGATTGCCGAACTGGGCAACGCAACGATAACGGTTGGAGAGTTCCTCAACCTGGCAAAGGGAGACGTCATCCAGCTTGATCAATCAATTGAAAGCAAGCTAAAGATCAAGGTGGGCGAACACGTAAAGTACCGGGGTCAGCCGGGAACGGCAAAAGGCCGGTTGGCGGTCCTGATTGACGAAGTCGTCGAGGAAGGGGAGGATGAGCTTGAGTAG
- the fliY gene encoding flagellar motor switch phosphatase FliY, with the protein MSRDMLSQEEIDALLKANNVDSEGDATSENDVGKYLTAFEQDALGEIGNISFGSAATALSTLLNQKVDITTPTVTVINRDDLDSEFPQPHVAVHVEYTDGFKGINLLVIRVEDAAIIADLMMGGSGRPESTELSDLHISAVQEAMNQMMGSAATSMSTVFNKLVNISPPGIDVMDLSKDLAGDDNWEEETLVKVAFRVKIGEHGELIDSSIMQLLPVSFAKQMISMLVGSEEESGQDAVAAAVASPEEEAPAAHTAPAPTPPPQPQPAAAPQQPLQPQSAGADPYSQQAQMQGPPPGYPPYPYPPQYQQPPAPQHFGGYGTAGGTSANVKPAEFAPFGSGPVSLPDEHNLNLLLDIPLQVTVELGRTRKLIKEILDLSAGSIIQLDKLAGEPVDILVNNKLIAKGEVVVIDENFGVRVTDIISQWDRVQKLQ; encoded by the coding sequence TTGAGTAGGGATATGCTGTCGCAAGAAGAGATTGACGCTTTGCTTAAGGCAAACAATGTGGACAGCGAGGGCGACGCCACGAGCGAGAATGATGTAGGGAAATATCTGACGGCGTTTGAACAGGACGCTCTTGGGGAAATAGGGAACATTTCCTTCGGCAGTGCGGCAACAGCATTGTCCACCCTGTTAAATCAAAAAGTGGATATTACCACGCCTACGGTCACCGTGATCAACCGCGATGATCTGGACAGCGAGTTTCCGCAACCGCATGTGGCTGTCCATGTGGAGTATACAGACGGTTTTAAAGGAATCAACCTGCTGGTGATTCGCGTGGAAGACGCAGCGATTATTGCGGACTTGATGATGGGAGGGTCGGGCAGGCCGGAATCGACGGAACTATCCGATTTGCACATCAGTGCCGTCCAGGAAGCTATGAACCAGATGATGGGTTCTGCTGCTACATCGATGTCCACTGTTTTTAACAAACTGGTTAACATTTCACCTCCAGGCATCGATGTGATGGACCTGTCTAAAGACCTAGCCGGAGATGACAATTGGGAAGAGGAGACCTTGGTCAAAGTGGCATTCCGCGTAAAGATCGGCGAACACGGTGAATTGATCGATTCTTCGATCATGCAGCTTTTGCCGGTCAGCTTTGCCAAGCAGATGATCAGCATGCTGGTCGGCAGTGAGGAAGAGAGTGGGCAAGATGCAGTGGCAGCAGCGGTGGCTTCACCGGAGGAAGAAGCACCTGCAGCCCATACAGCTCCCGCACCTACTCCGCCTCCGCAGCCACAACCTGCTGCAGCACCGCAACAGCCGCTGCAGCCGCAGTCGGCAGGAGCAGACCCATACAGTCAGCAAGCGCAGATGCAGGGTCCCCCTCCCGGATATCCGCCGTATCCTTACCCACCGCAGTATCAGCAGCCGCCAGCACCGCAACATTTCGGCGGATACGGTACAGCAGGTGGTACCTCGGCAAACGTAAAGCCGGCCGAATTCGCACCGTTTGGCTCAGGTCCGGTCTCGCTGCCCGATGAGCATAACCTGAACCTGCTGCTGGATATTCCTCTCCAGGTAACAGTGGAACTGGGGCGAACCAGAAAACTGATCAAAGAGATCCTCGATTTGTCTGCCGGATCCATAATCCAGCTGGACAAGCTGGCTGGCGAGCCGGTCGATATTCTCGTCAACAACAAATTGATTGCCAAGGGTGAAGTAGTGGTGATCGACGAGAACTTTGGCGTGCGTGTCACCGATATTATCAGCCAATGGGATCGCGTTCAGAAGTTGCAGTAA
- a CDS encoding response regulator — MSHKVLIVDDAAFMRMMIKEILTKNGFTVVGEASDGAQAVEKYKELEPDLVTMDITMPEMDGITALKEIKKIDGNARIIMCSAMGQQAMVIDAIQAGAKDFIVKPFQADRVIEAIKKTLA, encoded by the coding sequence ATGTCTCACAAAGTATTGATCGTAGATGACGCAGCTTTCATGAGAATGATGATTAAGGAAATCCTGACCAAAAACGGCTTCACGGTGGTCGGGGAGGCAAGTGATGGGGCTCAAGCTGTGGAGAAGTACAAGGAATTGGAACCAGATCTGGTCACGATGGATATCACCATGCCTGAGATGGATGGGATCACCGCTTTGAAAGAGATTAAAAAAATCGACGGAAACGCACGCATCATCATGTGCTCTGCGATGGGGCAGCAAGCGATGGTTATTGACGCAATCCAGGCAGGAGCGAAAGATTTTATTGTCAAGCCGTTCCAGGCGGATCGCGTGATCGAAGCGATCAAAAAGACATTGGCATAA
- a CDS encoding flagellar biosynthetic protein FliO — MVLCALLLFVSAAPYAGHAAGEEQNVTDALQSNDPATEIGDNQDSVGDPIPLPGEEPPSMWMLLLQVIFSLGLVILLIFLLVRFLANRQLGGLNQSGPLKMVGTLSVGNGKTVNLVMIGESLYVLGVGQDVHLLRHIAPGDELDVILSEAEMKTTVGNKFGEWLSQLRGQRREEDARFQQDAEGSFEELLRKQWAEVNHPTRQGEQWLEDVEQSRGEKS; from the coding sequence TTGGTTCTGTGCGCATTGCTGCTGTTCGTGAGCGCGGCGCCCTATGCAGGTCACGCAGCGGGCGAGGAGCAAAACGTTACCGATGCGCTGCAGTCAAATGATCCTGCAACCGAGATCGGGGATAATCAGGATTCTGTCGGTGATCCAATCCCATTGCCCGGTGAAGAGCCGCCAAGCATGTGGATGCTGCTGTTACAGGTAATCTTTTCGCTTGGCCTGGTTATCCTGTTGATTTTTCTCCTGGTGCGATTCCTTGCCAACCGTCAGCTGGGAGGGCTAAACCAGAGCGGTCCGCTAAAGATGGTGGGGACGCTTTCAGTGGGGAATGGCAAAACAGTCAATCTGGTCATGATTGGCGAATCGCTCTATGTTTTGGGCGTCGGACAAGATGTCCACTTATTGCGACACATCGCGCCAGGCGACGAACTGGATGTGATTCTGTCCGAAGCGGAAATGAAAACGACGGTCGGAAACAAGTTTGGTGAATGGCTCTCGCAGCTTCGAGGCCAACGGCGCGAGGAGGACGCGAGGTTTCAACAGGACGCAGAAGGATCATTTGAGGAACTGCTGCGGAAACAGTGGGCAGAAGTGAACCACCCCACACGACAAGGGGAGCAGTGGCTGGAGGATGTTGAGCAAAGCAGAGGGGAGAAATCATGA
- the fliP gene encoding flagellar type III secretion system pore protein FliP (The bacterial flagellar biogenesis protein FliP forms a type III secretion system (T3SS)-type pore required for flagellar assembly.): protein MNNKMWPILLLLVGMGVLLIPVDTVWAAEELIPTIDIQVGGGEESPDGTATTLQILLLLTVLSVAPAILLLMTCFTRIVVVLSFVRNALATQQMPPNQVLIALAMFMTFFVMAPTFASINETALQPFLAGEINQQQALDAAVIPLKEFMAKHTREKDLRLFLEYMQAERPATVQDIPLTALVPAFAISELKTAFQIGFMIFVPFLVIDMIVSSVLMGMGMMMLPPVMISLPFKILLFIMVDGWYLVVKSLLASF from the coding sequence ATGAACAACAAGATGTGGCCGATCTTGCTTCTGCTTGTTGGAATGGGGGTGCTTTTGATCCCCGTAGATACAGTTTGGGCAGCCGAAGAGTTGATACCGACGATTGACATTCAGGTCGGCGGGGGCGAGGAGAGTCCCGACGGTACAGCTACGACGCTCCAAATCCTGTTGCTTCTCACCGTCCTATCAGTGGCTCCGGCAATCTTGCTGCTGATGACGTGCTTTACTCGGATCGTAGTGGTACTTTCTTTTGTCCGCAATGCGCTTGCCACGCAGCAGATGCCGCCGAATCAGGTCCTGATCGCACTAGCGATGTTTATGACTTTCTTCGTGATGGCTCCGACGTTTGCGTCTATAAACGAAACGGCACTGCAGCCCTTCCTGGCGGGAGAGATCAATCAACAGCAGGCGTTAGATGCTGCCGTGATCCCACTCAAGGAATTTATGGCCAAGCATACCCGTGAAAAAGACCTCCGTCTCTTTCTGGAGTACATGCAGGCAGAGCGGCCAGCAACGGTTCAGGATATACCGTTAACCGCACTGGTGCCGGCTTTCGCGATTAGTGAATTAAAAACGGCGTTCCAGATTGGTTTTATGATCTTTGTTCCCTTTCTTGTCATTGATATGATCGTCTCCAGCGTCTTGATGGGGATGGGGATGATGATGCTGCCGCCGGTGATGATTTCGCTGCCATTTAAAATATTACTGTTCATCATGGTTGACGGATGGTACCTGGTGGTTAAATCACTATTGGCAAGCTTTTGA
- the fliQ gene encoding flagellar biosynthesis protein FliQ, which produces MTPELILQIAQRAIYTILVVLAPTLGIGLLVGLAVSIFQATTQIQEQTLAFIPKIVAILVALMIFGPWMLQLMVEFTMSIFDNLHRFAR; this is translated from the coding sequence ATGACGCCCGAACTCATTTTGCAAATCGCTCAAAGAGCCATATACACGATTTTGGTCGTCCTGGCACCCACATTGGGAATTGGTCTGCTCGTAGGGCTGGCTGTCAGCATCTTTCAGGCGACGACACAGATTCAGGAGCAGACGCTCGCGTTCATCCCAAAAATTGTTGCCATTCTGGTCGCACTGATGATTTTTGGACCCTGGATGCTGCAGTTGATGGTCGAGTTCACCATGAGTATTTTCGACAACCTGCACCGCTTCGCGAGGTAG
- the fliR gene encoding flagellar biosynthetic protein FliR, giving the protein MQQLILQYFPVFLLVFVRMTAFFVTVPVLSARGVPNQAKVGLSFLVAFMSFAYVPQTAPIPLDLSFALYAIKEALVGIVLGLILQMIFYAVQVAGGLIDMQNGFALANVIDPRTGAYVPITGNFKNIFATLYFLSIDGHHILIRGIITSYQAVPIDMGWVSLGSEALFMLVVKCFSYMFMSAFLIAAPIAVALFLVDLSLGIIAKSVPQFNIFVVGLPIKIFASFLILVIVMPGFFVVLSELFERMFMAMSEMMTILGGQR; this is encoded by the coding sequence ATGCAGCAACTGATTTTACAGTACTTCCCTGTCTTCCTCCTGGTGTTTGTGCGAATGACCGCGTTTTTTGTCACGGTGCCTGTGCTCTCGGCGCGCGGCGTCCCCAATCAGGCGAAGGTAGGCTTGTCCTTTCTGGTTGCCTTTATGAGTTTTGCTTACGTACCGCAGACAGCACCGATACCGCTCGACCTCTCATTTGCGCTGTACGCCATCAAGGAGGCGCTGGTCGGGATTGTACTCGGTCTGATCCTGCAAATGATTTTTTATGCGGTACAAGTGGCAGGCGGGCTGATTGACATGCAGAATGGATTTGCACTGGCCAACGTGATCGACCCTCGTACGGGAGCGTATGTTCCGATTACGGGCAACTTTAAAAACATCTTCGCCACGCTTTATTTTTTGAGCATAGATGGTCATCACATTCTGATTCGCGGGATTATTACCAGTTATCAGGCGGTTCCAATCGACATGGGCTGGGTCTCTTTAGGCAGTGAGGCGCTTTTTATGCTGGTCGTGAAGTGCTTTTCCTACATGTTTATGAGCGCGTTTCTCATCGCAGCTCCTATTGCGGTCGCACTTTTCCTGGTAGACCTTTCTCTTGGTATTATCGCCAAATCGGTGCCACAGTTTAATATTTTTGTCGTCGGTTTGCCGATAAAAATTTTCGCTAGTTTCCTGATACTCGTAATTGTCATGCCTGGATTCTTTGTTGTCCTAAGTGAGCTGTTCGAGCGAATGTTCATGGCTATGTCGGAGATGATGACAATACTGGGAGGGCAGAGATGA
- the flhB gene encoding flagellar biosynthesis protein FlhB, whose translation MIRLKEEPGQKETHVQPAFLFVVDLQFFAGEKTEKATPQKKKDARKKGQVAKSSEFAPALNISLVFLFLLLGGPWMLDSLLQIIRESLVTYSRWQINEENLSVLTYQVTYEAVKVVGPIMLVSLVVGLGANYLQVGPLFTLEPLKMKLEKIDPIQGAKRILSLRSLVELCKAIFKISIGLYIAYLILWSAKDELIQLSLKSIDAVLGFTAWEVLKLGVFIGLLLVILAVLDYIYQRYEYEKNLRMSKQDIKDEFKRMEGDPLIKSKIKERQRQMAMRRMMQEIPNADVIITNPIHFAVAIRYDADTMSAPTVIAKGQDYLALKIKEIAKKHRIITMENKPLARALYSQVDVGQQIPEELFKAVAEILAYVYKLQGKVK comes from the coding sequence ATGATACGGCTGAAGGAAGAACCCGGGCAAAAAGAGACACATGTTCAGCCAGCGTTTCTGTTTGTAGTTGACTTGCAGTTCTTCGCGGGAGAGAAGACGGAGAAAGCAACTCCGCAAAAAAAGAAGGACGCCCGCAAAAAGGGTCAGGTGGCGAAAAGTTCGGAGTTTGCCCCTGCCTTAAACATCAGTTTGGTCTTCTTGTTCTTGCTGTTAGGTGGTCCCTGGATGCTTGATTCACTGCTTCAGATCATCAGGGAGTCACTCGTCACCTACAGCAGATGGCAGATAAATGAAGAGAATTTGAGTGTCCTAACCTATCAGGTCACGTATGAAGCAGTAAAAGTGGTTGGCCCGATCATGCTGGTGAGTCTGGTTGTAGGCCTGGGAGCAAATTATCTGCAGGTAGGCCCTCTCTTTACACTAGAGCCATTGAAGATGAAGTTGGAGAAGATAGACCCGATCCAAGGGGCCAAACGCATCTTATCGCTCCGCTCGCTCGTTGAATTGTGCAAGGCCATTTTTAAGATCTCCATCGGTCTGTATATCGCTTATCTGATCCTATGGAGCGCTAAGGATGAATTGATACAGCTATCACTTAAATCAATCGATGCGGTCCTTGGGTTTACTGCTTGGGAAGTGTTGAAGCTGGGTGTGTTCATCGGACTCCTGTTGGTGATTCTCGCCGTGTTGGACTACATCTATCAGCGCTACGAATACGAGAAGAACCTGCGCATGTCCAAGCAGGACATTAAGGACGAGTTTAAACGTATGGAAGGTGACCCCCTGATCAAAAGCAAAATCAAGGAGCGGCAGCGCCAGATGGCGATGCGGCGGATGATGCAGGAAATACCAAATGCAGACGTGATTATCACCAACCCCATCCACTTTGCGGTCGCCATACGCTACGATGCCGACACCATGTCTGCTCCTACGGTCATCGCCAAAGGACAGGATTATCTTGCTTTAAAGATCAAGGAGATCGCCAAGAAGCACCGCATCATTACAATGGAAAACAAGCCTCTTGCCAGGGCTCTCTATAGTCAGGTTGATGTTGGGCAGCAGATTCCGGAAGAGCTGTTTAAAGCGGTGGCAGAGATACTGGCATACGTATACAAACTGCAGGGGAAAGTGAAATAG
- the flhA gene encoding flagellar biosynthesis protein FlhA — MGLKMKEFGIILFVIGIIVTMVIPLPPGLLDLLLVMNLAFALTILLVSMNTKEPLQFSIFPTLLLITTLFRLALNVSTTRNILSTGNGGKVIETFGEFVVGGNEVVGFVVFLILIIIQFIVITKGSERVAEVAARFTLDAMPGKQMSIDADLNAGMINEQEARSRRLKIEREADFYGAMDGASKFVKGDAIAGIIIFIINVIGGLIIGMAMMGMTLTDSASHFTKLSVGDALVSQIPALLISTATGIIVTRAASEGGLGQDITAQIFNNSRLLYIVAALIAFLGLLTPIGVVATFPIAIILAYCAWRLGKREQTMLQEDAVQEEEQQIEEVRSPESVVNLLQVDPIEFEFGYGLIPLADAKQGGDLLDRVIMIRRQCALELGIVVPVIRIRDNIQLKPNEYIIKIKGNQVAKGEILLDHYLVMSPGFDDDAVVGIPTTEPAFGLPALWVTEENKETAELSGYTVVDPPSVVATHLTEVIKRHAHELLGRQETRALLDNVRETTPVLVDELVPGALSIGDVQKVLQKLLREKVSIRNLTIILEALADHAVYTKDPDVLTEYVRQALARQITLQYTEPGQPLCVITAGPSLEKVISERIEQSEQGSYLAIDPETSQRIYQSLSEQVSRMINAGQQPILLASPAIRMYLRQLMERMMPDIPVISYNELEPHIEVQSIGMVNLS, encoded by the coding sequence CTGGGATTGAAAATGAAAGAGTTTGGCATCATTTTATTCGTTATCGGTATTATCGTCACGATGGTCATCCCGCTCCCACCAGGATTGCTGGACCTGCTGCTGGTGATGAACCTCGCTTTTGCACTGACGATCCTGCTCGTCTCCATGAACACAAAAGAACCTTTGCAATTTTCCATTTTCCCTACCTTGCTGTTGATCACGACGTTGTTCCGACTTGCCTTGAATGTATCCACTACTCGGAATATTCTTTCCACAGGCAACGGCGGAAAGGTGATTGAAACATTCGGGGAGTTTGTCGTCGGCGGCAATGAAGTCGTTGGATTTGTCGTCTTCCTGATCTTGATCATCATCCAGTTTATTGTCATCACCAAAGGTTCGGAGCGCGTTGCCGAAGTAGCAGCACGCTTTACACTGGATGCGATGCCAGGGAAGCAGATGAGTATCGACGCCGATCTAAATGCAGGGATGATCAATGAGCAGGAAGCACGCAGCCGTCGTCTCAAGATTGAGCGGGAAGCCGACTTTTACGGGGCGATGGACGGTGCCAGCAAGTTCGTCAAAGGGGACGCCATCGCCGGTATCATCATTTTTATCATCAACGTCATCGGCGGTCTAATCATCGGGATGGCGATGATGGGGATGACCCTGACAGACTCAGCCTCTCATTTTACCAAGCTCTCGGTCGGTGATGCACTGGTGAGCCAGATCCCGGCCCTGCTGATCTCGACCGCGACCGGGATTATCGTCACCCGGGCAGCGTCAGAAGGAGGTCTCGGACAGGATATCACGGCGCAGATTTTCAACAATTCGCGTCTGCTCTATATTGTGGCCGCTTTGATCGCCTTTCTGGGATTGCTCACGCCAATCGGGGTTGTTGCCACATTTCCCATTGCGATTATCCTCGCCTATTGCGCCTGGCGGCTTGGCAAACGGGAGCAAACCATGCTGCAGGAGGATGCCGTCCAAGAGGAAGAACAGCAGATCGAAGAAGTGAGAAGTCCGGAAAGTGTCGTCAATCTGCTGCAGGTGGATCCGATCGAATTCGAATTTGGTTATGGATTGATTCCGTTGGCTGATGCCAAGCAAGGCGGCGATCTGCTGGACCGCGTGATCATGATTCGGCGCCAGTGCGCACTGGAGTTGGGGATCGTGGTACCAGTCATTCGCATCCGGGATAACATTCAACTGAAGCCGAATGAATACATCATCAAAATCAAGGGCAACCAGGTGGCAAAAGGGGAAATCTTGCTTGACCACTATTTGGTGATGAGCCCGGGATTTGATGATGATGCCGTTGTCGGTATTCCAACGACAGAACCGGCGTTTGGACTTCCCGCTTTATGGGTAACAGAAGAGAATAAGGAGACTGCTGAGTTATCCGGCTACACGGTCGTCGATCCGCCATCCGTGGTTGCCACTCACCTGACGGAAGTAATCAAGCGCCACGCCCATGAACTGTTGGGTCGGCAGGAGACTCGGGCCTTGCTGGACAACGTGCGGGAGACCACTCCTGTACTGGTCGACGAGCTGGTACCAGGGGCTCTCTCCATCGGAGATGTCCAGAAGGTACTGCAAAAGCTGCTTCGTGAGAAAGTATCGATCCGCAATCTGACGATCATTCTGGAAGCGCTGGCTGATCACGCTGTATACACTAAAGATCCCGACGTTCTCACCGAGTACGTGCGGCAGGCACTGGCCAGACAGATCACACTCCAATACACGGAGCCGGGCCAGCCGCTCTGCGTAATCACGGCTGGGCCTAGTCTGGAGAAGGTGATCTCCGAGCGGATTGAACAGTCTGAGCAGGGCAGCTATCTGGCTATTGATCCGGAAACCTCACAGCGGATCTACCAAAGTCTGTCGGAGCAGGTGAGCCGCATGATCAACGCTGGTCAGCAGCCGATCTTGCTTGCATCCCCGGCGATCCGGATGTACCTGAGGCAGTTGATGGAACGAATGATGCCGGATATCCCTGTCATTTCCTACAACGAACTTGAACCACACATTGAAGTCCAAAGTATAGGGATGGTGAACCTGTCGTGA
- the flhF gene encoding flagellar biosynthesis protein FlhF gives MRVKRYLVDSMPDALEKIRLDLGKDAIILNTKQVRTGGFLGMFRKQQIEVIAAVDAKQGSSREQADRPADRRSPSPLASFAARQAYKQNGGSLDANDQISVPAAGPMVTTAEPEKASTAVKLSESSAPADQDHRQKQPSELPARSARIRELATVEKSGREGTDAPSSNQDEYLAGELRDIRDMFSKLLLKDDGRENLPQSFVPIRDRLLAQEVDPAIVSSLIKDLLRRWDQPEQANEQDVRAAARQLLIELVKRKAPLTPTVPRSVKYAYFFGPTGVGKTTTIAKLAAECILKEKRKVGFITSDTYRIAAVEQLKTYANILNAPLEVVFSAKEIEQAMERLCDCELILIDTAGRNYRNDEYVQAMKELLRTGEASEHYLVLSLTSRYADMQAIVERFHDLPYAKVIFTKSDETEAYGTMVNVVHNYDLSLSFVTTGQNVPDDLTVATPEWIVDLILGEDSDA, from the coding sequence GTGAGAGTAAAGCGATATCTCGTCGATTCCATGCCGGATGCGCTGGAAAAAATCAGGCTTGATCTCGGGAAGGATGCCATCATTCTAAACACCAAGCAGGTGAGGACAGGAGGTTTTTTGGGGATGTTTCGCAAGCAGCAGATTGAAGTGATTGCTGCAGTGGATGCGAAACAGGGGAGCAGTAGAGAGCAGGCAGACCGTCCTGCCGATCGCCGTTCTCCGTCTCCGCTCGCGTCGTTTGCTGCGAGGCAGGCGTATAAGCAGAATGGTGGAAGCCTCGATGCGAACGATCAGATTTCAGTTCCTGCAGCGGGACCGATGGTTACCACAGCGGAGCCAGAGAAGGCGTCAACGGCGGTGAAGCTGTCTGAATCGTCAGCACCTGCGGATCAAGACCACAGGCAGAAACAACCGTCTGAACTGCCCGCTCGTTCTGCACGGATACGAGAGTTGGCCACCGTAGAAAAAAGTGGGCGTGAGGGGACTGATGCCCCTTCCTCGAATCAGGATGAGTATCTGGCGGGGGAACTGCGCGACATTCGTGACATGTTCAGCAAGCTCTTGCTCAAAGACGATGGACGAGAGAACTTGCCACAATCATTTGTCCCTATTAGGGATCGTCTGCTGGCACAGGAGGTAGATCCGGCGATTGTCAGTTCCCTGATCAAGGATTTGCTGAGGCGCTGGGACCAGCCGGAGCAAGCGAACGAGCAGGATGTGCGTGCTGCAGCCAGACAACTGCTGATTGAGCTCGTCAAACGGAAGGCGCCACTCACTCCAACAGTGCCGCGTTCTGTCAAGTACGCTTACTTTTTCGGGCCCACCGGAGTGGGGAAGACGACCACAATCGCTAAGCTTGCGGCAGAATGCATTCTCAAAGAAAAGCGCAAAGTCGGTTTCATTACCTCTGATACCTATCGTATCGCTGCTGTTGAGCAGTTAAAAACATACGCCAACATCCTGAATGCTCCTTTAGAAGTGGTCTTTTCAGCGAAGGAGATTGAACAAGCGATGGAGAGGCTGTGTGACTGCGAGTTGATCTTGATTGACACAGCAGGCCGCAATTACCGCAATGACGAGTATGTGCAGGCGATGAAGGAACTTTTGCGAACAGGAGAGGCAAGTGAGCACTACCTTGTTCTCAGTCTTACGTCCCGCTATGCGGACATGCAGGCAATCGTGGAGCGTTTCCATGACCTGCCGTACGCCAAGGTCATTTTCACCAAGTCAGACGAAACAGAAGCATATGGAACGATGGTAAACGTCGTACATAACTACGACCTCTCCCTGTCTTTCGTCACCACAGGACAAAATGTACCTGACGACTTAACGGTGGCAACTCCGGAATGGATTGTCGATCTCATTTTGGGAGAGGATTCCGATGCGTGA